The DNA region CGGGTCCCAAAGCGCTGTCCAGCTGGCCGGCGCTTCCTTGTAAACATCGGTGTTGGTGACCAGGGTGATGAACCATGAGACCGCGCCGATGCCGGCGACGCGGCCGTCCGGGTATTTGTTGATGAAGCGCTCGAGCAGGTTGCTGGAATTCTTGATCTTGGCGAGGTCGAGCGGAGCCCAGAGCTCTATGGCCTGACCCTTGCGCATCGCCACCTGCGACATCATCGAAACGTCAGCCGGCGCCTGACCTGCTTGGGCTGCCTGCTGCATCTGCACCAGCCAGGCCTCGCCGGTCGGCTCTGCGACGGATTCGACCGCGATGCCGGTCGCCTTGGTGAACTCCGGAAAGATGTTCTTGTCGAACGAGTTCTTGAAGTAGCCGCCATAAACACCGACCTTCAGCGACTTGGCTTGAGCGCGCAGCACATTGGGCATCGCCAACATGGCTACACCAGCACCTATGCCGACACCGAGCACGGTGCGGCGGTTCATTGTCAACTTCGTCATGATCTTTCTCCTCAACGATGCGGCACCGCCGCTACCCTCTTTCAGTTTATTCGAGGCCTTTGCAGCCTTCTTGTCATTCCGGGCCGCCTTGAGCTGCGGCCAAGGCCATCAGGCGGCGCGGCGGATTGCCGGGCTGAACGCCATCAGGCTCAATATCTCGAACAGCATCTGCGCGCCGGCATGGGCCGTGTTGGTGGTGGCGTCATACTGCGGCGCGACCTCGACGACATCGCCGCCGACCAGGTTCACGCCCTTGAAGCCGCGGACAAGCTCCAGCGCCTCGCGGGTGGTGAAGCCGCCAATCTCCGGCGTGCCCGTGCCCGGCGCGAAAGACGGATCGAGGCTGTCGATGTCGAAGGAAAGATAGGTCGGCCCGTCGCCGATGATGGCCTTGGCCTTTTCGATGATCGCAGGGATGCCCATCGCCGAGATCTCCTCGGCATGGATCACCGTCATGCCCGAGGCATAAGAAAACTCCCAGAGATATTCGGCCGAGCCACGAATGCCGATCTGAATCACGCGCGTCGGATCGAGCACACCGTCCAGCACCGCGTTGCGGAATGGGCCGCCATGGTGAAATTTGGTCAGATCGTAAGCACCGCCGGTGTCGCAGTGGGCGTCAATATGAATCATGCCGACTGGCCGCTCCTTGCCGACGGCCCGCAGAATCGGATGGGTGATCGAGTGGTCGCCGCCTACCGAGAGTGGCAGCACGCCTGCCGCCACGATCTGCGCCACGCGTTTTTCGATATCCTCGTGCGACAATTCCAACCTGTACCGGCTCTGAAACGCCACGTCGCCAATGTCTGACACGCGCAGTTCCTGAACCGGCGCGCAGCCCAGCACATGATTGTAGGGCCCGATCCGCTCTATGGCGCGCAGCGCCCGCGGCCCGAAGCGCGAGCCCGGGCGGTTCGTTACCCCCAGATCCATCGGCACGCCGAGGAGCGCCACCTGCAAGTCCCCGAAATCCGGGTTGTCGTTGTCGATCTGCATGAGCGGGGCGGAGAGGAATGTCGGAATGCCCGAATAGGGCGCAAGGCGAGTGCCGCTCTTGTTGAAGATCTTCTCGGCCACCCTGCGGAACTCAGGATCGTGCAACTCACCGCCGTGGCTGTCGCCATACCTGGTTCGGAGTTCGGAAAGCTTGGTTTCATTCCAGGACATGACGGCCATCCTAACGGTTACGATGCTGCGATCAGGGTAGCAGGTCGGTCCTCGGCTGCAGCTCTGCGGCAGGGGCCGATGGCTTCTTCCACTGATTGAACGGCAAGCTCACTGGAAAATCAATTGATATTAATATACGGTTTCATGCGAATTTTTCTCACAGGTTGTCGCCATGACCAGCCGTCTTCCGCCCCTCAACCCGCTACGCGCCTTCGAGGCCACTGCCCGCCATGGATCGGTTTCCGCCGCGGGCCGCGAATTGAATGTCACGCACGGTGCGATCAGCCATCAGATACGCACATTGGAGGAGTCGCTTGGCGTGCGCCTGTTCGAGCGCGGCGGCAAATGGCTGAAGCTGACAAGTCAGGGCGCGTTGTTGATGCCGGTCGTCTCCAATGCATTTTCGGATATCGCTGCAGCGAAGGCGGCGATGACCCGGCCCGCGACCGGCGGCACGCTGCGAGTGACTTGTGTTGCGGCAGTGCTGTCACTCTGGCTGATTCCGCGGCTACAGGAGTTCACCGATCAGTACCCCGACATCCTGCTTGACTTGCGCGCCTCGAACGACCCGAACAATCTGAGCTCCCCGAATGTCGACCTGTGCATTCTTTACGGCGGCGGCAACTGGCCCAATTATTGGTCGCGCCTCTGGAGCCGGATGGAGCTCTTCCCTGTCGTCAGCCCAGCCCTCATGAACCGGCGCCCGCTACGCTCCCTGCGCGATTTGCGTGACCATATGCTCCTGCACGCTGATCGCGGCAATGAGTGGAACACCTGGCTCACCGCGGCCGGGGTTGCGATGCCGGCACGCCAACACATGATGAGCGACGCGCGCCTGTCGATCGAGGCTGCCATACACGGTCATGGCATTGCGCTCGGCGATAACATCACCACCGCGCACATGATCGCGCGTGGCGAGCTGATCGCGCCGTTCGACCTTACGGTTCCGGCCAACGACGCGGTCTATGTGGCCTGCCGAACCGAAGCTCACGCAACGCCAATCGTCCGCGTCTTCATCGACTGGTTCTACGCTTCGCTCGCCCGCAACTGAGCATGCCTTGGGGCTGAGCGCCAACTGTAACATCGCCACACCTTTTGCATACGACCGGGCCACAGCACCTGCCCGCTCCAAATATTGTCAAATGCCTGTTACCCCTCGCCGCCCAGGTTGCGGCGAAACCGGCAGGCATTATAGTCGGCCGCAAAATCTCGGAGGTGAGACATGCACGCTGCCCCTACCCCGCCGGTCACCCTCGTCATCTTCGGCGCCACCGGCGATCTGACGCGCCGGCTCCTGGTGCCGGCGATCATCAACCTGACGCGTCAGCGCCTCGTCGGCGAGGATCTCAATATCCTCGGCATCGGCATCGAAACGGGTGACGACGAATTCCTGCGCGGCCGGCTCGATGCCTTCCTCGAGCATCTGAACGGCGAGGAGCAGACGGTTAAGGACGAGGCCTGGGAGAGCCTGCGCCGGCGGATTTCCTATATGTCGGGCGATTTCACCAAGGAGGATGTTTTCCTCGAGATCGGCAAGCGGCTGGGGCCGAACGCCAATGCCGCCTTCTATCTGGCGGTGCCGCCATCCTTCTTCGGCACGATCATCGAGAAGCTTGGCGCTCATGGGCTGACCGATGAAAGCGAGGGCGTCTTCCGCCGCGTGGCCATCGAGAAGCCGTTCGGGACCGATCTCGCCTCTGCCCGGGCGCTCAATGCGCAGATCCTCGCGCAGATCGACGAAAGCCAAGTTTACCGGCTCGATCATTTCCTCGGCAAGGAGACGGTGCAGAACCTGATGACGGCGCGTTTCGCCAACATGATCATCGAGTCCCTATGGAACAGTCGCTATATCGACCATGTGCAGATCACCGCCGCCGAGATCGTCGATGTCGGCAGCCGCGGCAAATTCTACGATGCCACGGGGGCGCTGCGCGACATGGTGCCGAACCATCTGTTCCAGCTCTTGGCGATGATCGCCATGGAGCCGCCGAACAGCTTCGATGCCGAGGCGATCCGCAACGAGAAGAGCAAGGTGCTGAAGGCGCTGCGCATCTATACGCCCGAGGAGGCAAAGACGCATGGCGTGCGCGGCGCCTATGCGGCCGGCCCGCTCAACGGCGTCGAGCTTCCGGCCTATCGCGACAGCAAGGACGTCTCACCCGACAGCCGGACCGAGACTTTCGTGGCACTGAAGCTCTATGCCGATACCTGGAGGTGGGCGGGTGTGCCCTTCTACCTCAGAACCGGCAAGGCAATGACGGCGCGCGACACCGAGATCGTCATCACCTTCCAGCCGGTGCCCTTCGCGCAGTTTCGCGAGACCGAGGTCGATCGCCGCCTGCCGCCCAACCGGCTGGTGATCCAGGTGCAGCCGGACGAGGGCATGAGCATGGAAATCTCGATCAAATCGCCCGGGCTTTCCGTCGATACGACGCCAGTGTCGCTCGACTTCCGCTATGCCGACAAGTTCGATATCGGCAAGACCACCGGTTATGAATCGCTGCTCTACGATCTCTTCATCGGCGACCAGACGCTATTCCAGCGCGCCGACGGCATTGAAGCCGGCTGGGCGGCGGTGCAGCCTTTCCTCGACGTCTGGAGCAAGGACCCGAGCACGCCCGAAGCTTACGCGCCGGGTAGCATGGGACCGGCCTGCGCCGACGCGCTCATCGAGCGCGACGGACGCAAATGGCATGAACTCGGCGTCATCCTGCACCGCGACGGCAAGAACAGCAAATAGAGCCTGCCTGGATCATTGACCTTGGCTGCAGGCGGGGCTGACGGAGGCGCCGCTATTGCCACCTTGCGTGGCAAGCGCTCCGCGGGCCTTGCGGGGCGGACAGCGCGCCCAGTCGACGCGACCGCTCGGAGCGCCGTTATCGACACTGCCGGTTTCGATCGAGTCGAGCGGGATGACCAGCCCGGTCTGCGGCTCGGCGCCCGGCGCGGTGCCGAGCGGCGGCGTGCCGTCAAAGCGGCCGCTGGCATCCATGCCCATGTTCGATTGGGCAAGAACCGGGCCGGAGAGGCTGAGGAGAGCGATCGACGTTGCTGCAATGAACCTGCGCATGATGCTGTTCCTTCTGATGTCGGCAATGCGGCAGAAACAGCCATTCTACGCCCCTTGTTCCCTATCGGGCAGGCCCGGGCGATCAAAGTTTGGCGAGCAGATTAAAAACCTCCCCAAGCCTCAATCACGCCAGGGCGACAGCACCCTCTCGAGGCCTGTCGGATAGAGATCGAGGCCGGCATCACGCAGCATGTCGCGGCCGAACCAGCGTGCCGTCGCCGCCGTCTCGTCCAGCTCGGAATAGCGGATTTCGTCACGATCGTAGAGGGCATTGTCGGCCAACTCGATATCGGCGGCGAAGATGAATTCGTGGCCGATTGCGCCATGGTGTTCGAAGATGTTTTCGAGAAGATGCCAGGGGCCGACGATGCGGATATCCGTCTCGAGCTCCTCCCGGATTTCGCGGTGCAGGGCTTGTTCGCGTGTCTCGCCGAATTCGATCGAGCCGCCGAGCGGGCGAACGCCCTTGATGCGGCCGCTGTCATCTTCCACTTCTGCAGCGAGCAACCGGTTCTCTCGCCAGGCAAGGCCGATCACTTTCACCCTGATCTGCTGCGGCGGGCGCCAGACGGTCATGCGGCTCTCCTTCGGGCGCGGACGAATAGAAAAGCCTCGCAGCGAATACGGCGAGGCTCCTATGTTCGGCCATCGCTCAGACGAACTGGCTGAGCCCCGGAACGGAAGCGACGACTTCGTCGACGACCTCTTCGCCGGCATATTGCTTGGCAATCGCGATGGTTTCCTTGGCGAGCGAGGTGATCTCGCCCATGCCGAGGCCCTCGCCCATCAGCTGCTGACCGAGACCCATGATGCCGCCGCCGCCGAGCGAGCTCATCAACCCTCCAAGCAGGCCGCCGCCGCTGGCGCCTGCGCCATTGAACTGGGCGACGAGATCGGCCCCGCCAGGAATCGCCTCGATCATCCGCGCCACCGGACCGTCGGCGGCCTCGCGCTGCAGGAAGCCGAGCATCATGCCGAGCGCCTTCTCCGCCTGCTCGGGGGAAATACCCACGCGATCGGCGATTTCAGTCACAATTTCGTTCATCGTCAGCCTCCTGTTATTTTTTGACGTTAACGTCAACGTTATTCGAGAATCGATTGCAACTCAAGCCAGCGGTTTCGCTTCCCATGCAAACAGTTGTCCGCATCTGCCTGCCTGCTTATAACAGGGAAACGATGGTTCGATGAAGGCCGCGGACGCCGGACCTTCTCGACAAATGGCGGCAGCGCCGAAGGGAGCATTTGGGGATGATCGAGGACGGCAAGATTTTCATCGGCGCAAGCCGCAATCCCGACGACAGCATCAACAAGCCGGAATATCTTGACCTGAAATTCGGCAACCGCCACGGCCTCGTCACCGGCGCCACCGGCACCGGCAAGACGGTGACGCTGCAGGTGCTGGCGGAAGGCTTCTCCCGGGCCGGCGTGCCGGTCTTTGCGGCCGATATCAAGGGCGATCTTTCCGGCATCGGCGCCAGGGGAGAGCCGAAGGATTTCCTCACCAAGCGTGCCGAACAGATCGGTTTTGCCGATTATGAATTCGACCAGTTTCCGGTGATTTTCTGGGATCTGTTCGGGCTGAAGGGCCACCGGGTGCGCACCACCGTCGCCGAGATGGGCCCGCTGCTGCTCGCCCGGCTGATGGATGCCAGCGAGCCGCAGGAAGGCGTCATCAACATCGCCTTCAAGATCGCCGACCAGGCCGGGCTGCCGCTGCTCGATCTCAAGGATTTCAC from Rhizobium sp. NLR16a includes:
- a CDS encoding NUDIX domain-containing protein, which gives rise to MTVWRPPQQIRVKVIGLAWRENRLLAAEVEDDSGRIKGVRPLGGSIEFGETREQALHREIREELETDIRIVGPWHLLENIFEHHGAIGHEFIFAADIELADNALYDRDEIRYSELDETAATARWFGRDMLRDAGLDLYPTGLERVLSPWRD
- a CDS encoding LysR substrate-binding domain-containing protein yields the protein MTSRLPPLNPLRAFEATARHGSVSAAGRELNVTHGAISHQIRTLEESLGVRLFERGGKWLKLTSQGALLMPVVSNAFSDIAAAKAAMTRPATGGTLRVTCVAAVLSLWLIPRLQEFTDQYPDILLDLRASNDPNNLSSPNVDLCILYGGGNWPNYWSRLWSRMELFPVVSPALMNRRPLRSLRDLRDHMLLHADRGNEWNTWLTAAGVAMPARQHMMSDARLSIEAAIHGHGIALGDNITTAHMIARGELIAPFDLTVPANDAVYVACRTEAHATPIVRVFIDWFYASLARN
- the zwf gene encoding glucose-6-phosphate dehydrogenase, with the protein product MHAAPTPPVTLVIFGATGDLTRRLLVPAIINLTRQRLVGEDLNILGIGIETGDDEFLRGRLDAFLEHLNGEEQTVKDEAWESLRRRISYMSGDFTKEDVFLEIGKRLGPNANAAFYLAVPPSFFGTIIEKLGAHGLTDESEGVFRRVAIEKPFGTDLASARALNAQILAQIDESQVYRLDHFLGKETVQNLMTARFANMIIESLWNSRYIDHVQITAAEIVDVGSRGKFYDATGALRDMVPNHLFQLLAMIAMEPPNSFDAEAIRNEKSKVLKALRIYTPEEAKTHGVRGAYAAGPLNGVELPAYRDSKDVSPDSRTETFVALKLYADTWRWAGVPFYLRTGKAMTARDTEIVITFQPVPFAQFRETEVDRRLPPNRLVIQVQPDEGMSMEISIKSPGLSVDTTPVSLDFRYADKFDIGKTTGYESLLYDLFIGDQTLFQRADGIEAGWAAVQPFLDVWSKDPSTPEAYAPGSMGPACADALIERDGRKWHELGVILHRDGKNSK
- the speB gene encoding agmatinase; the encoded protein is MSWNETKLSELRTRYGDSHGGELHDPEFRRVAEKIFNKSGTRLAPYSGIPTFLSAPLMQIDNDNPDFGDLQVALLGVPMDLGVTNRPGSRFGPRALRAIERIGPYNHVLGCAPVQELRVSDIGDVAFQSRYRLELSHEDIEKRVAQIVAAGVLPLSVGGDHSITHPILRAVGKERPVGMIHIDAHCDTGGAYDLTKFHHGGPFRNAVLDGVLDPTRVIQIGIRGSAEYLWEFSYASGMTVIHAEEISAMGIPAIIEKAKAIIGDGPTYLSFDIDSLDPSFAPGTGTPEIGGFTTREALELVRGFKGVNLVGGDVVEVAPQYDATTNTAHAGAQMLFEILSLMAFSPAIRRAA